Proteins encoded within one genomic window of Chloroflexota bacterium:
- the ruvX gene encoding Holliday junction resolvase RuvX has translation MTRLLAIDLGERRIGLAVGDDLRGGAVPLTTVARGRSIADDVATLGRVVQRERIDELIVGLPIDTAGTEGVQADRTRSWAAAVAADLDRPIAFRDERFSSRIAEERLGPMPRGRSGGPPTATQRNRYRARVDREAAAIILEAELRARAGTAPAPAPVGGTER, from the coding sequence GTGACCCGATTGCTCGCCATCGACCTCGGCGAGCGCCGCATCGGGCTCGCCGTCGGGGACGATCTGCGCGGCGGAGCCGTTCCGTTGACGACGGTCGCGCGCGGACGCTCCATCGCCGACGACGTCGCCACGCTCGGCCGGGTGGTCCAGCGGGAACGGATCGACGAGCTCATCGTGGGCCTGCCCATCGACACCGCGGGCACGGAGGGTGTCCAGGCCGACCGCACCCGCAGCTGGGCGGCGGCCGTCGCGGCAGATCTCGACCGCCCGATCGCTTTCCGGGACGAACGATTCTCGAGCCGCATCGCCGAGGAGCGCCTCGGACCAATGCCGCGCGGCCGGTCCGGCGGTCCGCCGACGGCGACGCAGCGCAACCGGTACCGGGCCCGCGTCGACCGCGAGGCGGCGGCGATCATCCTCGAGGCCGAGCTCCGCGCCCGCGCCGGGACCGCCCCGGCCCCGGCCCCGGTGGGAGGCACCGAGCGATGA